Proteins from one Loktanella sp. M215 genomic window:
- a CDS encoding nuclear transport factor 2 family protein: protein MTDPVTHAKQVVEAYLERSMIPDPEGASAYVAAGLSITFTGGRAFTAPAQTTAFNAKRYAWVKKRFIRTDAALDPDTGDVHVYNTGHLYGAWPDGTLFDGNRYIDIFTVRDGLIVATQVWNDSAEILLDRAGLAEAPL from the coding sequence GTGACAGACCCGGTTACCCACGCAAAACAGGTGGTCGAAGCCTACCTCGAACGCTCCATGATCCCCGACCCCGAAGGGGCATCCGCCTACGTCGCGGCCGGGCTGAGCATCACCTTCACCGGCGGCCGCGCCTTTACCGCGCCTGCGCAAACCACGGCGTTCAACGCCAAACGCTACGCCTGGGTGAAAAAGCGGTTCATCCGCACCGATGCGGCACTGGACCCGGACACCGGCGACGTCCACGTCTACAACACCGGCCACCTTTATGGCGCATGGCCGGACGGCACGCTGTTCGACGGCAACCGCTACATCGACATCTTCACGGTGCGCGACGGGCTGATCGTCGCCACGCAGGTCTGGAACGACAGCGCGGAAATCCTGCTGGATCGCGCCGGACTGGCAGAGGCTCCGCTATGA
- a CDS encoding ABC transporter ATP-binding protein, with protein MSTVIQDLELVNVTKRYGTTVAVDRVSHHFRPSSYTCLLGPSGCGKSSTLRMIAGHESISDGSILLAHRDISHLPPAKRGTAMMFQSYALFPHLSVADNVAFSLKMKGVDLKDRRAKAGEMLELVDLTALADRLPAQLSGGQQQRVALARALITRPQVLLLDEPLSALDPFLRVRMRTELRNLQKELGISFVHVTHGQDEALALADEIVVMNNAVIEQAGPARDVFNAPRTRFVAQFMGGHNVIALPQGHFAIRSDAVQVTPQGAGQMEGHVTAIEYQGTHVSVLSRVAGDQEVTALVPDAAFFESPHQPGDRIGLTWDDRNLHKLTA; from the coding sequence ATGAGCACAGTCATTCAGGATCTGGAACTGGTCAACGTGACCAAGCGCTACGGCACTACGGTCGCCGTGGACCGGGTCAGCCATCATTTCCGGCCATCAAGCTACACCTGCCTCCTCGGCCCCTCGGGCTGCGGCAAATCCTCGACCCTGCGTATGATTGCCGGGCACGAAAGCATCAGCGACGGCTCGATCCTGCTGGCGCACCGCGACATCTCTCATCTGCCGCCCGCCAAGCGCGGCACAGCGATGATGTTCCAAAGCTACGCCCTGTTTCCGCACCTAAGCGTCGCCGACAACGTGGCCTTCAGCCTCAAGATGAAGGGCGTGGACCTCAAGGACCGTCGCGCCAAGGCCGGCGAGATGCTGGAGCTGGTCGATCTGACGGCGCTGGCCGACCGCCTGCCTGCGCAACTGTCCGGCGGCCAGCAGCAGCGCGTCGCCCTCGCCCGCGCGCTGATCACCCGCCCGCAGGTGCTGCTGCTGGACGAACCGCTCTCGGCGCTCGACCCCTTCCTGCGCGTGCGGATGCGGACAGAGCTGCGCAACCTGCAAAAGGAACTTGGCATCAGTTTCGTGCATGTCACCCACGGCCAAGACGAAGCGCTGGCACTGGCGGACGAAATCGTGGTGATGAACAACGCCGTCATCGAACAGGCCGGCCCCGCGCGCGATGTCTTCAACGCGCCGCGCACCCGGTTCGTCGCGCAGTTCATGGGCGGCCACAACGTGATCGCCCTGCCGCAGGGCCACTTTGCGATCCGGTCCGACGCGGTGCAGGTCACGCCGCAGGGTGCCGGCCAGATGGAGGGCCATGTCACCGCCATCGAATACCAGGGCACCCACGTCAGCGTCCTGTCCCGCGTTGCCGGTGATCAGGAGGTCACGGCGCTGGTCCCCGACGCCGCCTTTTTTGAATCCCCGCACCAGCCCGGCGACCGCATCGGCCTGACCTGGGACGACCGCAACCTTCACAAACTGACGGCGTGA
- a CDS encoding ABC transporter permease: MQARPNLTGWLMVSPLAFVLAVFLLMPIILIAVVSFWTATEFSIVPAFSWENYDFLFGSSVTYRVFLNTFKYAAIVWALTFLIGFTVAYYLAFHIRTQTWQIAMFLLCTIPFWTSNIIRMISWIPFLGRNGIANSALLSWGVIDEPVEWLLFSDFAVILAFVHLYTLFMVVPIFNTMMRIDKSLIEAARDAGATGPQILWNVILPLTKPGIMIGTIFVVTLVMGDFITVRFMSGSQSANVGRLISNDIALLQYPSASATAIVLLATVLIVIGILLRFVDIRKEL; this comes from the coding sequence ATGCAAGCAAGACCCAACCTGACCGGCTGGCTGATGGTCTCGCCGCTGGCCTTCGTGCTGGCGGTCTTCCTTTTGATGCCGATCATCCTGATCGCCGTCGTCAGCTTCTGGACCGCGACGGAATTCAGCATCGTCCCCGCCTTCTCGTGGGAAAATTACGATTTCCTCTTTGGCTCGTCCGTCACCTACCGGGTCTTCCTGAACACCTTCAAATACGCGGCCATCGTCTGGGCGCTGACGTTCCTGATCGGCTTCACCGTCGCCTATTACCTCGCTTTCCACATCCGCACACAGACCTGGCAGATCGCAATGTTCCTGCTGTGCACGATCCCGTTCTGGACCAGCAACATCATCCGCATGATCTCGTGGATCCCGTTTCTGGGCCGCAACGGCATCGCCAATTCCGCGCTGCTGTCATGGGGCGTGATTGACGAACCCGTCGAGTGGCTGCTGTTCAGCGACTTCGCCGTGATCCTCGCCTTCGTGCACCTCTACACGCTCTTCATGGTCGTCCCGATTTTCAACACCATGATGCGGATCGACAAATCCCTGATCGAGGCGGCCCGCGACGCCGGCGCCACGGGGCCGCAAATCCTGTGGAACGTGATCCTGCCGCTGACCAAGCCGGGCATCATGATCGGCACTATTTTTGTCGTGACGCTGGTCATGGGCGACTTCATCACCGTGCGCTTCATGAGCGGCAGCCAGTCCGCCAATGTCGGACGCCTGATTTCCAACGACATCGCCCTGCTGCAATATCCCAGCGCCTCGGCCACGGCGATCGTGCTGCTGGCCACCGTGCTGATCGTGATCGGCATCCTGCTGCGCTTCGTCGATATCCGGAAGGAGCTCTGA
- a CDS encoding ABC transporter permease — protein sequence MEPRPRSFYILTAFFALFLLFLYGPTITIGILSFQGEGGGLTFPMRGVSTYWFRDLFEQQAVGDIWGSFSRSIVLGLMVMVSTIVVSVMGGLAFRKRFWGSGILFYLIITALVIPSILISLGVGLMFSQADLTVHWATSGFGAQLTWTLPFGLLIMFAVFNRFDKSYEEAARDLGASPWQTLRHVVLPIIAPSLIGVALFGFTLSYDEFARTLLTAGSYNTLPLEIYGMTTNVTSPVLYALGTLTTGFSLAIIGVFLTIALLGNRRRARAASDAGKGVL from the coding sequence ATGGAACCCCGCCCCCGCTCCTTCTATATCCTCACCGCCTTCTTTGCGCTATTCCTGCTGTTCCTCTACGGCCCGACGATCACCATCGGCATCCTGTCGTTTCAGGGCGAAGGCGGCGGCCTGACATTCCCGATGCGCGGCGTGTCGACCTACTGGTTCCGCGACCTGTTCGAACAGCAGGCGGTCGGCGACATCTGGGGCAGCTTCAGCCGCAGCATCGTGCTGGGCCTGATGGTCATGGTCTCGACGATCGTCGTGTCGGTCATGGGCGGCCTCGCCTTTCGCAAGCGGTTCTGGGGGTCGGGCATCCTCTTCTACCTCATCATCACCGCACTGGTGATCCCCTCGATCCTGATCTCGCTCGGCGTCGGCCTGATGTTCAGCCAGGCCGACCTGACCGTCCACTGGGCAACCTCCGGCTTTGGCGCACAGCTGACATGGACTCTGCCGTTCGGCCTGCTGATCATGTTTGCCGTCTTCAACCGCTTCGACAAAAGCTACGAGGAAGCCGCCCGCGACCTTGGCGCCAGCCCCTGGCAGACCCTCCGCCACGTCGTCCTGCCGATCATTGCGCCCAGCCTGATCGGCGTGGCCCTGTTCGGGTTCACCCTGTCCTACGACGAATTCGCGCGGACCCTGCTGACGGCGGGCAGTTACAACACGCTGCCGCTGGAAATCTACGGCATGACGACGAACGTGACCTCCCCGGTGCTCTACGCCTTGGGCACGCTGACGACAGGGTTCTCGCTGGCGATCATCGGCGTCTTCCTGACCATCGCGCTGCTGGGCAACCGCCGCCGGGCGCGCGCAGCATCCGACGCGGGCAAGGGTGTGCTGTGA
- a CDS encoding polysaccharide deacetylase family protein, translated as MTLPTHGRYAYSAITDRPDFDWPDGKRLAVYLGVNLEHFAFGEGKGAQIGNAEPAPDVLNYAWRDYGNRVGAWRLIEMLDALCLPATVLPNSEMYDYAPDLMAAHRDRGDEIAGHGRTNSESQSGMSEAEEAAMIAESSDVIAKGAGQRPLGWLSPWIAETDLTPDLLVEAGYTYTMNWCMDDQPVWMRTRSGPLLSLPYGQEINDIPAIVGRKTGAAEFADMIIDNFDELLEQSARQPLVYGIALHPYIVGQPFRLRQLRRALTHIANHRDTVWIARAGEIAQAFADRNPA; from the coding sequence ATGACCCTGCCGACCCATGGACGCTACGCCTACAGCGCGATCACCGACCGCCCCGATTTCGACTGGCCGGACGGCAAGCGGCTGGCAGTTTACCTAGGCGTGAACCTCGAACACTTCGCCTTCGGCGAAGGAAAGGGCGCCCAGATCGGCAACGCCGAACCCGCGCCCGACGTTCTGAACTACGCCTGGCGCGACTATGGCAACCGGGTCGGCGCGTGGCGGCTGATCGAAATGCTGGACGCCCTCTGCCTGCCCGCCACCGTCCTGCCCAACAGCGAAATGTACGACTACGCCCCCGACCTGATGGCCGCCCACCGCGACCGCGGCGACGAGATCGCGGGCCACGGCCGCACGAACTCCGAAAGCCAGAGCGGCATGAGCGAGGCAGAAGAGGCCGCGATGATCGCGGAATCCTCCGACGTGATCGCCAAAGGCGCGGGCCAGCGGCCCTTGGGCTGGCTCAGCCCGTGGATCGCCGAAACGGACCTCACGCCCGATCTGCTCGTCGAGGCGGGCTACACCTACACGATGAACTGGTGCATGGACGATCAACCCGTCTGGATGCGCACCCGATCCGGTCCCCTCCTGTCGCTGCCCTACGGGCAAGAGATCAACGACATTCCCGCCATCGTCGGCCGCAAGACCGGGGCCGCGGAATTCGCCGACATGATCATCGACAACTTCGACGAGCTGCTGGAGCAGAGCGCGCGGCAACCGCTGGTCTATGGCATCGCCCTGCATCCCTATATCGTCGGGCAGCCGTTCCGCCTGCGCCAGTTGCGCCGGGCGCTCACGCATATCGCGAACCACCGCGACACCGTCTGGATCGCCCGCGCGGGCGAGATCGCGCAGGCCTTCGCGGACCGGAACCCGGCCTAG
- a CDS encoding aspartate/glutamate racemase family protein yields MIVIINPNSTVAMTETMLSTARRMMPDARIEGWTSHDGPPAIQGPEDGAACIPPLLTLVAEAEEAGARIIIIGCFDDTGLAEARAMTDCIVLGIGEAAYAQAARLGQFSVVTTLAVSVPVLESNIAALGLTPRCARVRASGVPVLDLERSPATAIPRILAEARVAVAEDDIRAIVLGCAGMVDVAAQAPDFPVPLIDGVRAALERTKRL; encoded by the coding sequence GTGATCGTCATCATCAACCCCAACAGCACCGTCGCCATGACGGAAACCATGCTCTCCACCGCGCGCCGGATGATGCCCGACGCCCGCATCGAAGGCTGGACCTCTCACGACGGCCCCCCCGCCATCCAAGGGCCAGAAGACGGCGCTGCCTGCATCCCGCCCCTGCTGACCTTGGTGGCCGAGGCCGAAGAGGCGGGCGCCCGCATCATCATCATCGGCTGCTTTGACGATACCGGGCTGGCCGAAGCGCGCGCCATGACCGATTGTATCGTCCTCGGCATCGGAGAGGCCGCCTATGCCCAGGCCGCCCGTCTGGGACAGTTCAGCGTCGTCACGACGCTGGCCGTCTCCGTCCCGGTGCTGGAATCGAACATCGCGGCACTCGGCTTGACCCCGCGCTGCGCGCGCGTCCGCGCCAGCGGTGTCCCGGTGCTGGATCTGGAGAGATCGCCCGCCACCGCGATCCCCCGCATTCTGGCAGAGGCGCGTGTCGCAGTGGCCGAAGACGACATCCGCGCTATCGTGCTGGGCTGTGCCGGGATGGTGGATGTCGCGGCACAGGCCCCGGATTTCCCGGTGCCCCTGATCGACGGCGTCCGCGCCGCGCTGGAAAGGACGAAACGCCTGTGA
- a CDS encoding ABC transporter substrate-binding protein → MTETTKLSRRSVLKGATATAAFAAGTTLGAPMIWAQNIKDITLRQFGTGVSNLNDVAMKVKEDLGFTLEMTALDSDSVTQRAATQPGSFDIADIEYWICKKVWPTGNLQGMDTSKIKNYDKIVGIFRNGKLNADSVIAQGTAPHKVGFTSGEDGTDFVQEESGWMTLIPTIYNADTLGIRPDLIGRPISKWSELLNPEFKGKASILDISSIGIMDMAMVVESMGEYKYPDKGNMTKEEIDMTLGIFTEAKRNGQFRAFWKSFDESVNLMASGEVVIQSMWSPAITAVKARGIDCVYQPLEEGYRSWGGGIGLSKALSGLERDAAYEYINWYLDGWVGGYLMRQGYYSAVPETSKAFMSENEWGYWFEGKAAADVITSPTGDPLAQAGDVRDGGSFEERMGSVACWNSVMDENQYMVRKWNEFIAA, encoded by the coding sequence ATGACCGAAACGACCAAACTATCCCGCCGCAGCGTCCTGAAGGGCGCGACCGCCACCGCCGCCTTTGCCGCCGGCACCACGCTGGGTGCGCCGATGATCTGGGCGCAGAACATCAAGGATATCACCCTGCGTCAGTTCGGCACCGGCGTGTCGAACCTGAACGACGTGGCGATGAAAGTGAAAGAAGACCTCGGCTTCACCCTCGAAATGACGGCGCTGGATTCCGACAGCGTGACGCAGCGCGCAGCGACGCAGCCCGGCAGTTTTGACATTGCCGACATCGAATACTGGATCTGCAAGAAGGTCTGGCCGACCGGCAACCTGCAGGGCATGGATACGTCCAAGATCAAGAATTACGACAAGATCGTCGGCATCTTCCGCAACGGCAAGCTGAACGCCGACAGCGTGATCGCGCAGGGGACCGCACCGCATAAGGTGGGATTCACCTCTGGCGAGGATGGCACGGACTTCGTGCAGGAGGAATCCGGCTGGATGACCCTGATCCCGACGATCTACAACGCCGACACGCTGGGCATCCGCCCCGACCTGATCGGGCGACCGATCAGCAAATGGTCGGAACTGCTGAACCCGGAGTTCAAGGGCAAGGCGTCGATCCTCGACATTTCCTCCATCGGGATCATGGACATGGCAATGGTCGTGGAATCCATGGGCGAGTACAAATACCCCGACAAGGGCAACATGACGAAGGAAGAGATCGACATGACCCTCGGCATCTTTACCGAGGCCAAGCGCAACGGCCAGTTCCGCGCGTTCTGGAAATCCTTCGACGAAAGCGTGAACCTGATGGCCTCCGGCGAGGTCGTGATCCAGTCGATGTGGTCGCCCGCCATCACCGCCGTCAAGGCGCGCGGCATCGATTGCGTCTATCAGCCGCTGGAAGAAGGCTATCGCAGCTGGGGTGGCGGCATCGGCCTGTCCAAGGCCCTGAGCGGGCTGGAGCGCGACGCCGCCTATGAATACATCAACTGGTATCTGGACGGCTGGGTCGGCGGTTACCTGATGCGGCAGGGCTATTATTCCGCCGTGCCGGAAACGTCCAAGGCCTTCATGTCCGAAAACGAGTGGGGCTATTGGTTCGAAGGCAAGGCGGCCGCCGACGTCATCACGTCCCCCACGGGCGATCCGCTGGCGCAGGCGGGCGACGTGCGCGACGGCGGGTCGTTCGAGGAACGGATGGGCTCGGTCGCCTGCTGGAATTCCGTCATGGACGAAAACCAGTACATGGTCCGCAAGTGGAACGAGTTCATCGCCGCCTGA